From Equus asinus isolate D_3611 breed Donkey chromosome 14, EquAss-T2T_v2, whole genome shotgun sequence, one genomic window encodes:
- the LOC139040141 gene encoding LOW QUALITY PROTEIN: uncharacterized protein (The sequence of the model RefSeq protein was modified relative to this genomic sequence to represent the inferred CDS: inserted 3 bases in 2 codons): MGRLERWKLAWESWYGQEIPPGSKAGGCPGREKGGSRMDRVCLESHEKRGSESSPPCGRQLPVGRHWWQASGSKSLKVSGEGRRNWRPRLPGEGNLSSMNVVRGGGGGHDLRFAGCPRTSARLCCASPSAGALEAHSPFPWRCGPRARAPPPPIHAFLFPQKVSSGEGTRGCNRARRWRQRLKQEPRRSRGSGGAADGAGAAGGSARPPWSPCRRLRGVVGGHPDSVGRVGRGIMQPGSSPAQRDNGQGRGAVASLHAAWAAGGGGGPGRGRRRRLKPCPGCVGGCRRRCRSKPGAAMTPWPAPPPSLPPLLAAPPPPGGXKLLFLCALSLSVTYLCYSLLGGSGTLQFPVVLQEPPXTAAEPLPSPPPPSLLPPPMRLGTPSQPSALPPDNASREEPPESSKQPPAPGADGWGLASGSGFARDTWLRTPVAPGEMITAQSALLEREAQKSRTTHEELAGRRAVNRSSERGGALSTPNYEEKKLPQALIIGVKKGGTRELLEAIRVHPDVRAVGVEPCFLDRNYEKGLEWYSSQQDPREAVGVLWRIPQTSSLAISLTELSCQVDVHCSSSID, translated from the exons ATGGGGAGGCTGGAAAGATGGAAGTTGGCATGGGAATCCTGGTATGGACAAGAAATTCCTCCTGGGTCAAAGGCAGGAGGATgtccaggaagggagaagggcgGGTCACGGATGGACCGAGTTTGCCTGGAGTCCCATGAGAAAAGGGGAAGCGAGAGCTCACCACCTTGTGGCCGCCAGCTACCTGTTGGGCGGCACTGGTGGCAGGCGTCGGGCTCTAAGTCTCTGAAAGTatcaggagagggaaggagaaactgGCGTCCCAGGCTCCCAGGGGAGGGGAACCTCTCCAGCATGAATGTGgtgcggggcgggggaggggggcacGATCTCCGCTTTGCCGGGTGCCCCAGGACTAGCGCACGCCTCTGTTGCGCGTCCCCCTCTGCAGGCGCACTCGAGGCGCACTCCCCCTTCCCTTGGCGGTGCGGACCGCGCGCCCGGGCCCCTCCGCCTCCCATCCACGCCTTTCTCTTCCCGCAGAAAGTTAGCAGCGGGGAGGGAACTCGGGGCTGCAACAGGGCGCGGCGGTGGCGGCAGAGACTGAAGCAGGAGCCGCGTCGGAGCCGGGGAAGCGGGGGCGCTGCAGACGGAGCAGGTGCAGCCGGCGGGTCCGCGCGGCCCCCTTGGTCCCCTTGCCGGAGGCtgaggggggtggtggggggccaCCCGGACTCCGTGGGAAGAGTGGGGAGGGGGATCATGCAGCCGGGCTCTTCCCCGGCGCAGCGCGACAACGGCCAGGGCCGGGGTGCAGTGGCGTCGCTTCATGCAGCCTGggcggctgggggagggggggggccGGGCAGGGGGCGCAGGCGGCGGCTGAAACCATGTCCGGGCTGCGTCGGGggctgccgccgccgctgccgcagCAAGCCCGGAGCCGCGATGACCCCGTGGCCCGCACCTCCTCCGTCTCTGCCTCCACTTctcgccgcgccgccgccgcctggcgg CAAGCTGCTTTTTCTCTGCGCCTTGTCCCTGTCTGTCACCTACCTGTGCTACAGCCTCCTGGGCGGCTCGGGCACCCTGCAGTTCCCCGTGGTGCTGCAGGAGCCGC GCACTGCCGCCGAGCCCCTGCCGAGCCCGCCGCCACCCTCTCTACTGCCGCCCCCCATGCGCCTCGGCACCCCCTCACAGCCCTCCGCGCTGCCGCCAGACAACGCGAGCCGCGAGGAGCCTCCGGAGTCCTCCAAGCAGCCCCCTGCCCCCGGGGCCGACGGCTGGGGTCTGGCGAGCGGCAGCGGGTTCGCTCGGGACACCTGGCTCCGGACCCCTGTGGCCCCTGGTGAGATGATCACGGCGCAGAGCGCGCTGCTGGAGAGGGAAGCGCAGAAGTCCCGCACCACCCACGAGGAGCTCGCAGGCCGGAGAGCGGTCAATAGGAGCAGCGAGAGGGGCGGCGCCCTCAGCACCCCCAACTATGAGGAGAAGAAGCTGCCACAGGCGCTCATCATCGGGGTCAAGAAAGGAGGCACCCGCGAGCTGCTGGAGGCGATCCGAGTCCACCCGGACGTGCGGGCCGTGGGCGTAGAGCCATGCTTCTTGGACAGGAACTACGAAAAGGGGCTGGAGTGGTACAG